From a region of the Corallococcus coralloides DSM 2259 genome:
- a CDS encoding multidrug effflux MFS transporter yields the protein MTTATPKLTRSTEGPGLILLLGALIGFGPLSIDMYLPAFPAIGESLHATAGEVERTLATFFAGLAVGQLLSGPVSDRFGRTKPLYVGLLLYVLGSIGCATAPSADVLAACRFVQALGGSVGMVTVRAVVRDLHSGAAAARMMSRLVLVIGLAPILAPLLGGWVLRALGWRAIFGSHAVIGLLALGAVFTILPETAPPRSGAPQGRPFQAMWSILKAPDFLGPALAAGLAQAGMFAYIGGSPVVFITLHGVKPEHFGWFFGANAAGLVAVSQLNHWLLARSSPERVLKQAVRIAALAGGVLVTVASTGFGGLWGIALSLFVFVSSLGAIAPNATALAMEQHAKQAGIVSAVLGALQFMLAAGASAAVSASHDGTARPMALGVAIAALLALGALRLAKRTPAH from the coding sequence ATGACGACCGCCACGCCCAAGCTGACCCGCTCCACGGAGGGGCCCGGGCTGATCCTCCTCCTGGGTGCGCTCATCGGCTTCGGCCCCCTGTCCATCGACATGTACCTGCCGGCGTTCCCCGCCATCGGCGAGTCGCTGCACGCGACCGCGGGAGAGGTGGAGCGCACGCTGGCGACGTTCTTCGCGGGGCTCGCGGTGGGGCAGCTGTTGTCCGGGCCGGTGAGTGACCGCTTCGGCCGCACGAAGCCGCTCTACGTGGGCCTGCTGCTCTACGTGCTGGGCTCCATCGGCTGCGCGACCGCGCCGTCGGCGGACGTGCTGGCGGCCTGCCGGTTCGTGCAGGCGCTGGGAGGCTCGGTGGGCATGGTGACGGTGAGGGCCGTCGTGAGGGACCTGCACTCGGGAGCAGCGGCGGCGAGGATGATGTCGCGCCTGGTGCTGGTGATAGGCCTGGCGCCCATCCTGGCCCCACTGCTCGGAGGCTGGGTGCTGCGAGCCCTGGGTTGGCGAGCCATCTTCGGAAGCCACGCGGTCATCGGGCTCCTCGCGCTGGGAGCTGTCTTCACCATCCTGCCGGAGACCGCGCCGCCGAGGAGCGGAGCGCCCCAGGGCAGACCCTTCCAGGCCATGTGGAGCATCCTGAAGGCGCCAGACTTCCTGGGGCCCGCGTTGGCGGCGGGGCTCGCGCAGGCGGGGATGTTCGCGTACATCGGCGGCTCGCCCGTCGTCTTCATCACGTTGCACGGCGTGAAGCCGGAGCACTTCGGCTGGTTCTTCGGAGCGAACGCGGCGGGTCTGGTGGCGGTGTCGCAGCTCAACCACTGGCTGCTGGCGCGCTCCTCGCCGGAGCGGGTGTTGAAGCAGGCGGTGCGCATCGCCGCGCTCGCGGGCGGGGTCCTGGTGACGGTGGCGTCGACAGGCTTCGGAGGCCTGTGGGGCATCGCGCTGTCGCTGTTCGTGTTCGTCTCCAGCCTGGGAGCCATCGCGCCCAACGCGACGGCGCTGGCGATGGAGCAGCACGCGAAGCAGGCAGGCATCGTGTCGGCGGTACTGGGAGCGCTTCAGTTCATGCTCGCGGCCGGAGCCTCCGCGGCAGTGAGCGCGAGCCACGACGGCACGGCGAGGCCCATGGCCCTGGGAGTCGCCATCGCCGCCCTGCTCGCCCTGGGAGCACTGAGGCTGGCGAAGCGAACCCCCGCGCACTGA
- a CDS encoding sterol desaturase family protein: MEPRPVPQKVQAFREEYRAQAVGPGYRGQVHFAFTSLVCLGGIALALSQVEAPRLWELLGVPVVIALANTVEFLGHRGPMHHRTRGLGLMFERHTVQHHRFFTHEAMAYESPRDFKMVLFPPVLLLFFLGAIAAPLGALCFLLISPNAGWLFIATALGYYLAYEWVHFTTHLPSNHWSARLPGISFLRRHHQVHHDPSRMGRHNFNITFPLADGLFGTRWRAPPDEEQAARRGK, from the coding sequence ATGGAACCGCGCCCCGTCCCCCAGAAGGTCCAGGCCTTCCGTGAGGAGTACCGGGCCCAGGCCGTCGGGCCTGGCTACCGGGGGCAGGTCCACTTCGCCTTCACCAGCCTCGTCTGCCTGGGCGGAATCGCCCTGGCGCTGAGCCAGGTGGAGGCCCCCCGCCTCTGGGAGCTGCTAGGCGTCCCCGTGGTCATCGCGCTCGCGAACACGGTCGAGTTCCTCGGCCACCGGGGCCCCATGCACCACCGCACCCGGGGCCTGGGCCTGATGTTCGAGAGGCACACCGTCCAGCACCACCGCTTCTTCACCCACGAGGCGATGGCGTACGAGTCCCCCCGGGACTTCAAGATGGTGCTCTTCCCGCCGGTGCTGCTCCTCTTCTTCCTGGGAGCCATCGCCGCCCCGCTCGGAGCGCTCTGCTTCCTGCTGATTTCCCCCAACGCGGGCTGGCTCTTCATCGCCACGGCGCTCGGCTACTACCTTGCGTACGAATGGGTGCACTTCACCACGCACCTGCCGAGCAACCACTGGAGCGCCCGGCTGCCCGGCATCTCCTTCCTCCGGCGTCATCACCAGGTGCACCACGATCCCAGCCGGATGGGCCGGCACAACTTCAACATCACCTTCCCTCTGGCGGACGGGCTCTTTGGGACGCGATGGCGCGCCCCACCGGATGAGGAGCAGGCGGCGCGCCGAGGGAAGTGA
- a CDS encoding class I SAM-dependent methyltransferase, giving the protein MLAPFYSACPVCNETGSRPVVAFQELSYGRCTGCGLIYKREQKPGLGEGYEEKYFKHNRAKYLSRWDHRVRKCLRQVLVCLEYAPHAKDLLDVGCSAGYVLEAAQRAGLKATGLDYSQFSVNLCRERGYTAEYGSLTQMPFPDASFDIITLKHTLEHVDQPMDGLREIQRVLRPGGVAFVIVPDAAYYKIIVMPKKGRSFRPDRRGWQHHVYFYEHNLADACARAGMQPVKAGKDILRRRLAKGLRAPYEYARFAFLWAWVQVCRLTHLRREIQVIAQKPKAHAQLPVPHAEAA; this is encoded by the coding sequence ATGCTCGCACCCTTCTACTCCGCTTGTCCTGTCTGCAATGAGACCGGGTCCCGGCCGGTCGTCGCGTTCCAAGAGCTGAGCTACGGCCGTTGCACAGGCTGTGGGCTCATCTACAAACGAGAGCAGAAGCCAGGACTGGGCGAGGGCTACGAGGAAAAGTACTTCAAACACAACCGGGCAAAGTACTTGAGCCGCTGGGACCACCGGGTGCGCAAGTGCCTGCGCCAGGTGCTGGTGTGCCTGGAGTACGCGCCGCACGCGAAGGACCTGCTGGATGTGGGGTGTTCCGCGGGCTACGTGCTGGAGGCAGCGCAGCGAGCAGGCCTGAAAGCCACCGGACTGGACTACTCACAGTTCTCGGTGAACCTCTGTCGCGAGCGAGGCTACACCGCCGAATACGGCTCGCTGACCCAGATGCCATTCCCGGACGCGTCCTTCGACATCATCACGTTGAAGCACACGCTGGAGCACGTGGATCAGCCCATGGACGGGCTGCGAGAAATCCAGCGCGTGTTGAGGCCAGGAGGCGTGGCCTTCGTCATCGTGCCGGACGCGGCCTACTACAAGATCATCGTGATGCCGAAGAAGGGCCGCTCCTTCCGCCCGGACCGGCGAGGCTGGCAGCACCACGTCTACTTCTACGAGCACAACCTCGCGGACGCCTGCGCCAGGGCCGGAATGCAGCCGGTGAAGGCAGGTAAGGACATCCTGCGCCGGAGACTGGCGAAGGGCCTGCGAGCTCCCTACGAATACGCCCGCTTCGCCTTCCTCTGGGCATGGGTCCAGGTCTGCCGCCTGACGCACCTGCGCAGGGAGATCCAGGTCATCGCCCAGAAGCCCAAGGCACACGCACAGCTCCCTGTCCCGCACGCCGAAGCAGCCTGA
- the lnt gene encoding apolipoprotein N-acyltransferase produces the protein MKRWAGALLGVAATTVLFAAVGQLRPGWVWLGVVAMAPWLAALDGVRSARGAVGLGVLLSVTFTAAVFGWFPGAIAAYSRAPLWLCWGVFLLIAPVLELQFITASWVRWYARRRVGDVPRLAWVSPVLTALVYVGTEWFTPKLFAETLGHSLYASETLRQGADLAGAPGLTLGLLLINECVVLVAQGLASRRGLRLRPVVLAVVMAAVGWGYGWVRLGHVRAAVHSAPSLVVGAVQANITNIEKLAAEQGTYEVVRNILDTHYAMSDALLRSGPLDLLVWPETVYPTTFGTPKSEDGGALDDEIRSWVAERGVPLVFGTYDLDGEREFNAAMFLGPSATGELAQAAYRKTMLFPLTEWVPDAVDTPSLRAVLPWTGRWKRGPGPRLVDFRINGGRVLKVAPLICYEAVFPNYVAAEVRQGADLILTLSNDSWFSGTPAPRLHLMHAAFRSIETRTAQVRVTNSGISAFIDPAGTWTSELEDNQRAGTVMRVPAADRLSSLAGAWGDWLGPVALVLAVVLGVWIRRPV, from the coding sequence GTGAAGAGGTGGGCTGGGGCGCTCCTGGGCGTCGCGGCGACCACCGTGCTGTTCGCGGCGGTCGGACAGCTGCGACCCGGTTGGGTGTGGCTGGGCGTGGTGGCCATGGCGCCCTGGCTCGCAGCCTTGGACGGAGTTCGTTCCGCTCGGGGGGCCGTGGGGCTGGGCGTGTTGCTGTCGGTGACGTTCACCGCGGCGGTGTTCGGATGGTTCCCGGGCGCGATCGCGGCGTACTCCCGTGCTCCGTTGTGGTTGTGCTGGGGCGTGTTCCTGCTCATCGCTCCTGTGTTGGAGCTCCAGTTCATTACCGCCTCATGGGTGCGGTGGTACGCGCGCCGACGGGTGGGGGACGTGCCGCGCCTGGCGTGGGTGTCTCCCGTGCTCACGGCGCTCGTGTATGTGGGCACCGAGTGGTTCACGCCCAAGCTGTTCGCCGAGACGCTGGGCCACTCCCTCTATGCCTCGGAGACGCTGCGCCAGGGCGCGGACCTGGCAGGGGCTCCGGGGCTCACACTGGGCCTGCTGCTCATCAATGAGTGTGTCGTGTTGGTGGCGCAGGGGTTGGCTTCCCGGCGGGGTTTGCGGCTCAGGCCAGTGGTCCTGGCGGTTGTGATGGCGGCCGTGGGCTGGGGCTATGGCTGGGTGCGGCTGGGGCATGTGCGCGCGGCGGTGCACTCGGCTCCTTCGCTGGTGGTGGGCGCGGTGCAGGCGAACATCACCAACATCGAAAAGCTGGCCGCGGAGCAGGGCACCTACGAGGTTGTTCGCAACATCCTGGATACGCATTACGCGATGTCGGATGCGCTGTTGCGCTCGGGGCCGTTGGACCTGCTGGTGTGGCCGGAGACGGTGTATCCGACGACGTTTGGCACTCCGAAGAGCGAGGACGGCGGCGCGCTGGATGATGAGATCCGTTCCTGGGTGGCGGAGCGTGGCGTCCCGCTGGTGTTTGGCACCTACGACCTGGACGGCGAACGCGAGTTCAACGCCGCCATGTTCCTGGGGCCCTCCGCGACGGGCGAGCTGGCGCAGGCCGCGTACCGGAAGACAATGCTGTTCCCGCTCACGGAGTGGGTTCCGGATGCGGTGGACACGCCTTCCCTGCGCGCCGTGCTTCCCTGGACCGGTCGATGGAAGCGTGGCCCGGGGCCTCGGTTGGTGGACTTCCGGATCAACGGCGGCCGCGTGCTCAAGGTCGCTCCGCTCATCTGCTACGAGGCGGTCTTTCCCAATTACGTCGCGGCGGAGGTGCGCCAGGGGGCGGACCTGATTCTCACGCTGTCGAATGACTCGTGGTTCTCCGGCACTCCCGCGCCCCGGTTGCACCTGATGCATGCGGCGTTTCGCAGCATCGAGACGCGCACGGCTCAGGTTCGGGTGACCAACTCAGGCATCTCCGCGTTCATCGACCCCGCGGGGACGTGGACCTCCGAGTTGGAGGACAACCAGCGTGCTGGCACCGTGATGCGTGTGCCGGCGGCGGATCGGCTGAGCTCGCTCGCGGGGGCCTGGGGGGACTGGTTGGGGCCCGTGGCGCTTGTGCTGGCCGTGGTGCTGGGGGTGTGGATTCGCCGGCCTGTGTGA
- a CDS encoding nuclear transport factor 2 family protein, which yields MHPNAQLITDFYSAFQRRDADGMAACYHPDVEFNDAVFQGLRYAGATSMWRMLLERGKDLELDFSQVQADDRTGSAHWDARYTFGQTGRKVLNRIDASFEFADGKIVRHTDRFPFWTWSRQALGPVGWALGWTPLLHNKVRAQGAAGLRKYMKERGIAGT from the coding sequence ATGCACCCGAACGCCCAGCTCATCACCGACTTCTATTCGGCCTTCCAGCGGCGCGACGCGGACGGCATGGCCGCCTGCTACCACCCGGACGTGGAGTTCAACGACGCCGTGTTCCAGGGCCTGCGCTACGCGGGGGCCACCTCCATGTGGCGCATGCTGCTGGAGCGCGGCAAGGACCTGGAGCTCGACTTCAGTCAGGTCCAGGCCGATGACCGCACCGGCAGTGCCCACTGGGATGCGCGCTACACCTTCGGCCAGACGGGCCGGAAGGTGCTCAACCGCATCGACGCGAGCTTCGAGTTCGCCGACGGGAAGATTGTCCGCCACACCGACCGGTTCCCCTTCTGGACCTGGTCGCGGCAGGCGCTGGGGCCGGTGGGATGGGCGCTCGGGTGGACGCCGCTCCTGCACAACAAGGTGCGCGCCCAGGGCGCCGCGGGCCTGCGCAAATACATGAAGGAGCGCGGCATCGCCGGAACCTGA
- the def gene encoding peptide deformylase produces the protein MARDIVIWPHKVLTSPTQPVTDFGPALETLLQEMSEAMAEAKGIGIAANQVGVPLRVAIVGREDGTQFEIVNPQLLSKEGSVKLEEGCLSVPDVWEKCPRVERVKVRYQDKTAQWHELEADGRLAHVLQHEIDHLDGHVFVDHLSSLKRTLILDRMKKLQKSLARRKEEPSEGKGPKRS, from the coding sequence ATGGCTCGCGACATCGTCATCTGGCCCCACAAGGTTCTCACCTCGCCCACCCAGCCCGTGACCGACTTCGGCCCGGCGCTCGAAACGCTCCTCCAGGAGATGTCGGAGGCCATGGCGGAAGCCAAGGGCATCGGCATCGCGGCCAACCAGGTGGGAGTCCCCCTGCGAGTGGCCATCGTCGGCCGCGAGGACGGCACCCAGTTCGAAATCGTGAACCCCCAGCTGCTCTCGAAGGAGGGGAGCGTGAAGCTGGAGGAGGGCTGCCTCTCCGTGCCGGACGTCTGGGAGAAGTGCCCCCGCGTCGAGCGCGTGAAGGTCCGCTACCAGGACAAGACGGCGCAGTGGCACGAGCTGGAGGCGGACGGACGGCTGGCGCACGTGCTCCAGCACGAAATCGACCACCTGGACGGCCACGTCTTCGTGGACCACCTCTCCAGCCTGAAGCGCACCCTCATCCTGGACCGCATGAAGAAGCTGCAGAAGTCGCTCGCGCGCCGGAAGGAAGAGCCCTCGGAAGGCAAGGGACCGAAGCGCTCCTGA